The following is a genomic window from Lysinibacillus sp. G4S2.
CAAGCTTTTCAATTTCGCCTGTCATATCTACTTCTGCTTCGGTAGCAATTTTTTTTAACTCATCAATTTTCCCACGCAATTGTACTACTGGTTCTTCAAAAGCCAAATTTTTAGACATGTTGCACGCCGCCTTTCGTATGCATTTTTACAAGTACTGTTACTTGGTTTCGTAAATCTTTGCGATGGAAGATTGCATCGAGCTGACCATGTGCTAGTAAAAATTCCGCCGTTTGGAAATCATTTGGTAGTTTTTCTCTAACTGTTTCTTCGATTACACGACGACCAGCAAAGCCAATTAAAGCTTGTGGTTCAGCAATATTAATATCCCCAACAGAGGCAAAGCTTGCCGAAACACCACCTGTTGTCGGATGCGTTAGTATTGAAATAAACAATAATCCTTCATTACTATGACGTTTTAACGCCACACTCGTTTTTGCCATTTGCATTAATGATAGTACACCTTCTTGCATGCGCGCTCCACCACTTGCAGTAAAGATAATAAACGGTACACGTAATTCAGTAGCTTTTTCAACAGCACGTGTGATTTTTTCTCCGACAACTGAGCCCATTGAACCCATACGGAAATGAGAATCCATAATGGCTACTACAATTTCTTCTCCATCAAGGGTTCCTAATCCTGTCAGTACAGCTTCATTTAATCCCGTTTTTTGTTGATCGGCTGAAATTTTTTCAACATAAGCAGGGAAATTAAGCGGATTGCTTGTTTGTAAATGATCGTCCATTGAAACAAATGAACCTTCATCTAAGAAATCTGCTACGCGCTCCTGTGCAGTCATTTTGAAATGATGGTCGCATTTTGAACATACTTTATGATTTTTTTCTAATTCCTTCGTTAATTGAATATGACGGCATTCTGGACATTTTGTCATCAGTCCTTCTGGAAATCCCTTTTCTTGTCCGTCTTCTTTCTTTTTACTAAATAAGCTGCGTATTGCCATGTTCGACTCCCCCTTTGTTGTCTAAATACTCTGTACAGTCTTCATCCATTGCTCGTAGGCTTTAAATGCTTCTCTCTCATAGCCAAGCTGCATCGATTTCAACATAGTTTGAATTTGTAATTTTTCATCTTCAGTTGAGTTTCGATTTAAACGATCACCATCATATGCTGCTAATTGAAACCAGATTTTCAATGAAAGACGATTCCCTGACGTGATTAATATTTCTCGTAAAACACTCAGACAATTAATCGTACCTTCTATCTCTAGCTTTACAAAAAAACTGTCCCACACAGGTAGTGTTCGCAGAGTCTCTGTACAACTTATTACGCGAATTGCTTCCTTTTCATGAATATGTCGCGTTAATTCGACATCCTTTTTCGATTTTTCATCTTCTAATATAAACATCGACAGTATTTCTACGAGCTGATGTTTATGTGTTGAAGCTAGAAAAGTACCTCCACCATGTCTCGTTTCAATAAGACCTAACAATTCTAAGCTACGCAACGCCTCTCTCACTGAGGATCGCCCGACACCTAGACGCTCTGAAAGGACTCGTTCGGAAGGTAATTTTTCACCAGCCTGAATTTTTTCCATTTTAATAAGTTGACGTAATTGTTGGACGATTTCTAAAAACACTTTCTTTTGCTCGTTTTTTTTATCCATACGATCAACTCCTCTTATAAAAAGTGGTCTGACCACTTTTCGACGTTGACTCTAGCTTACAAAATAATTATTAAAAAGTAAAGAAAAAACTGCATAGTAAATCTATGCAGTTTCTAATATTTTCTTCAATTTCATATTTTTTTCGTCGCTTGGACATGTTTTACTTTAATCTGTGCCTTACCAAAACGTCTTTCCAACGTTCCTTCAAAATAGATTAATTCATCTTCCAGCAACAACTCTTGCACAAGCTGAAAAACCTGAGGGAATAAAGTAATTGATACTGTTCCAAATTCATCCTGAAGCTGAACAAAAGCCATTTGCTCACCCTTTTTAGTCCGAATTTTTTTCACTTCTTCTATGATGCCAATTATTTTAACATACGTTCCCTCACGTGCATGCTTTAACTCACGACATGTCATATTTACTTCATTCCAAAAAGCTCTTTCCTCAGTGACTGGATGTGCTGATATATAAAATCCAAGACTTTCCTTCTCACGCAGTAATTTTTCCTTTTGAGACATCGCTTCCACTTCCATATACTTTGGCTTACCAAAACTAAAAGCAGTAGCCGATGCAATATCAATATCCTCAGTTGGTCTTAGCAACTCAGCATGCATCTGGGCGGCCTCCAAAGTTGCTATCAGTACCGCACGATCTTTCCCTAAATAATCAAGAGCCCCAGCGAAAATTAAAGACTCCATTACTTTCGGTTTAAAATGCTGTGCACTTAAGGCAACTGCCAAATCAAATAAATTATCAAATGCTTCTGTATTCGTTTGGCGTAAAGCATTAACGGACTCTATAAATGTATAGGGTACACCCTTTATCCCAGATAAGCTATAGCGAACTCCATCTTTTTCAACCGTAAAAAATTTCGTACTATGTTTTAATGAAGGTGGGTAAAATGGAATCCCTTTCTCTTTTGCCTCACTCACAAGCTGCTGAATTTTTTCCACATTTCCTGTTGCATTTGATAATAGCGCCGCATAAAAACTTAGTGGGAAGTGTGCCTTTAAATAGGCCATTTGATAAGAAATAACACTGTATGCGACAGCATGGCTTTTAGGGAAACCATAGTCTGCAAAGCGTACAATTAATGCATACACTTCTTCAGCCACCTGAATATCAAAGCCTTGCTGCATTGCTCCAGCTACAAATGCAGTACGTTGCTCCTCTAATACTTGACGATTTTTCTTACTTACCGCTCGGCGCAATAAATCCGCTTGTCCCATCGTAAAACCAGCCATCACCGAAGCAATTTGCATGATCTGCTCTTGATATACTATTACACCAAATGTCTCCCGTAAAATAGGCTCTAATGTTGGGTGTGGCATCATAACAGGTTCTTTCCCTGCTTTCCGTCTTGCATAGATAGGTATAAAATCCATTGGGCCAGGACGATACAACGCATTGACTGCTACTATATCTAAAAAATTGGTTGGATGTATATCCCGTAAAGCTTGCTTCATACCTTCAGATTCTAATTGAAAAATACCTAATGTATCTCCCTTTTGAAGAAGCTGAAATGTCTTTTCATCTTGCATCGGAATAAGCTCAAACTCTATCCACGGGCCACCTGCTTTATAAATTGACCATCGTACCTGCTCTAATATTGTCAGATTGCGCAAACCTAAAAAATCCATTTTGACAAGGCCACAAGCTTCTACATCTCCCATTGGCCATTGCGTACAATATATTCCGTCATGCCCCTCTTCAATCGGTATCGTATTGACTAGTGGAGATGGGGCCAGCACGATCCCGGCTGCATGAGTAGAAGAATTTCTTGGCAACCCTTCTAGTTTGAATGCCACCTCTAACCATCGACGATGTTTCTCATCCTCTGCTAGCCAGCCTTGCAAGCCTTGTGATTCGTCCACCGCTCTTTGCAATGTTATCCCAGGTTTATTCGGAATCATTTTCGAAATTTTTTCCAATGTTTCAGCTTCAAAACCAAAAACACGCGCAACATCTCTAGCAACTGCCTTAGCAGATAAAGTGCCAAACGTAATAATTTGCGCTACATTTGCCTTCCCATATTTTTGAGCAACATATTGAATGACTTTTTGTCTTTTACTGTCAACAAAATCGATATCTATATCTGGAAGTGTGACACGTTCAGGGTTTAAAAAGCGTTCAAATAATAAGCCGTAAACGAGCGGATCTACTTGTGTAATGGATAAACTATACGCTACAAGAGAACTCGCTGAAGAACCACGACCTGGGCCAGTTAAAATGCGGTTCTCTTTAGCAAAATGCATAAAATCTGCAACAATTAAAAAATAATCAGCAAAGCCCATCGAACAAATAATTTCAAGCTCGTATTGAAGTCGCTCTCGATAAACATGCGGGATTTCAGTTTGTTTGAAACGCTTCTCTAATCCTGCAAATACTTCTTTGACAAGCAAGCTTTCGGCTGTTTCACCTGTTGGTACAGGGAATTTAGGCATTTGTACGTGCATTTCAGGGATTTCCGCAGTACAGCTAGCTAGCATCGTTGCACTAGCTTCAAGCCATTCTGGATGATCAACAAACCAGCTTCGCCATTCTTCCTCAGTTGGAGCGAAATAACCTTGTAAATGGGCGGATAACATTGTACCTGCGAGCTTTTCACCTGTATCAATTGCTCTTGCCACCTCGAAGGCAAAATGATCTTCTGGACGTAAAAAATAACAGCATTGTGAAGCAACGATCGCTATATTCATAGTTTCACACCATGCTACATACGTTTCTTCTTTTTCCGCTATCATCCCTGCTGGCCTTGCAATCCCCATAAATAAATGCTTACCAAATACCCTGTTCAAATCACCTGCTACTTCAGTCCAATCTTCCATTTCCACTAAATCATCCGAAGAAAGTAATGCCACGCTGCCTGTTGCATATCCTTCTAGCCATTTCCAAGGAAGTGCATCATCCTCTCGAATTGAAACGGCACTACTAATCTTTAAAAGATTCTGATAGCCTTCTTGTGTTTGAGCATACAGTACAAGTGGAACCTTTCTTTCGTGCCACTGTACGTTTACCGAGAGCCCTAATACAGCATGAATATTAGCTTGTTGCAATGCTTTACTAAAAGGCAAAAGCCCGTACAATTTTGAATTGACGATTGCACAGGTCTGAGTATTTTGCTCTTGTAAAAAAGGGATCAATTGTTCAAGCCGAATCGTGCTTTTCAATAAATCCGCGCTCGTATGCATTTTCGTGTATACATGTGTCAAATGAATCCCTTCCTTTCTAAATATCGAAGAAAATATTAATTTCAAAGCTTTATTTTTATGACAGAAGCACGTTCTTATTCTCTTGAGTTGGATTATCACCATAACGTGTGGTTGATTTCCGTTCCGGCTGAATGGCGTCCTGCCAGCACGAGGTTGATCACGAAGGCGTTATCACAGGACGTGATGCTTTTAGCCTTCGTCCCCTCCCCGCTTCGCTCCAGGTTCTTCTCTGTGACGCTAACGTCCAGCCGTAACGAAGATCAACTTATATATGGCATACACCCAAATATTAACGTTTATCGATACGCTTTACAAATTTCCTGTAATCTCGTTATAACACGATCTGCTTCTTCCCATGAGTAAGCCGTTGCACCCGAAGCAAGCGGATGGCCACCGCCATTAAATTCCTTTGCCAAAGTGTTAATAACAGGACCTTTTGAGCGTAAACGTACACGAATCTGATCGGCCTCTTCAATAAGAATCACCCATGCACAAATGCCTTTCACACTTCCAAGACAGCCGACTAACAGTGACGCTTCTGACGGTACAGCATTAAATTCAGCTAGCAATTCCTTTGTCAGCTTAATATGTGCTGCCCCATGCTCATCTATTTTGAAATTTTGATAAATATAACCTTGTAAATTTAAAAGCTTTTGATCCATTTCATACATTCCATCGAAAATTTGATTTCGATCAAAATCATAAGTAATAAGCTCTCCTGCAACTTTAAAAGTTTTTACTGTCGTGCTAGGGTATTGGAATCGTCCTGTATCTCCTACAATACCAGCGAATAATAATCTAGCGGCTGCATCAGATAGAGTCCAGTTTGCTACTTCTTTCCCTTCCTCAAAAAGCTCATAAATCATTTCACTACAAGAGCTTGCAGTAGTGTCCACCCACAGTAAATCACCATATGCATCATCATTTGGATGGTGATCTATTTTAACGACCATTTTACCTTTTGTATAGCGTTGATCGTCTACACGTTCAGTATTTGCAGTATCTGTCACAATAACTAAAGCATTGTCGTATACATCATCCGAAATGCCATCTGGCTTCGCTAAAAATGATAAAGATTCATCATGCTCACCTACAGCAAAAACTTTCTTTTCAGGATAATTTGCTAAAATAAGCTCCTTTAATCCTTGTTGAGATCCATAAGCGTCTGGGTCTGGACGCACATGACGATGAATAACGATTGTTTCATATGAAGCAATTGTGTCGATGATTTGTCTTTTCAAAATAATTTCCTCCAATAGGATAGTAATAACCGTTAGCATTTTTCTTCAATAATCGTTACAATATAGTCTAGTTATGCTAGGAGGTTTACTATGCTCAATTTAATTTTTGTGTTTGCAATTATCATATCATTTGCCATTTATTTTTATTTTAAAACAAAACAGTTCCGTTCTTCATTACCAATCGCTAAAAATTGGTACAAAAGCAAAGCGAACGTATGCTTCGGTTTATTTATTCTTTTATTTGGTTTAAACCAAGCATATTTATTCCCGGGATTATATACATTTATTATTGTAGCAATTCTTGTCATTTTAGGCATCTTTGTTATTATCGAAAATATTAAAAAAGCTCGTCACTACGGTCAATTTGTTGAAGAAGAATTCCGTATTAACCGATGAATATTAAAGGGATGACCTAGCATTTGCCCTAGGCCATCCCTTTTTATGTCTTCCTAACGTTCCAGTAGTTGGAACATCATCATTGCCTTACCGACAAGCATTTGTTGATTAAACACTTCGAAGTCCATTTTCACAAACTTACGACTCATGTCTAATATTCTAGGTCTTACCGTAAGTGTACTTTCCATCTGTACAGGCTTAATGAAATAAATTGTCATGTTTTCGGCAACTGCATCCCCACGTTTACGGCGCTTTAACGCAAATGAGCCAACTTCTGCTAACAAAGTTGTAAATGCTCCGTAAGAAATTGCCCCGTATTGATTTGTCATTTGAGGTGTTACTTTAAACTCTACGATTAAATCTTCATCGCCAAGCACCTTCATCTCATTTTTCACTAAATCATCAATTGTTTCACCATGCTGTGGCTGTCTTTGTGCAAGCTGAAGCGCCTTTAGTACATCTTGTCGACTAATGACACCTTGCAAAACATTGTCATCATCGACAATCGGTAGCAGGTCAATCCCTTCCCAAATCATACGATGTCCTGCAGAAGCAACACTCATTTTCATCGATCCAGCAATCGGATTTTTTGTCATAACCTTCTCAATAAGCTCATTTTCTTCTCGACCAATAACGTCTTTTACGGTAATCATCCCAACAAGCTTATTGTTTGCTGTCACAACAGGAAATGCACCATGAGTTGTTCGTTCATTTAGCTTGTGGAAATGATGAATGGTTTCATCATTTCGAAGAACAGAAGTATCAGTCATCGGCACAAAAATATCTTCAATAAATAAAATATCTTTTTTGATTAATTGGTCATAAATTGCACGATTAATCATTGTTGCTACTGTAAAAGTGTCATAGCTAGTTGAAATGATTGGTAGGTCTAAGGAATCTGCAAGTAGCTTGTTTTCCTCAGTTGTATCAAAGCCCCCTGTAATTAAAACAGCTGCACCAGCTCGTAGTGCATTTTCATGCGCTTTAATACGGTTACCAACGATAAGCAAGCTTCCTGCATCTGTATAACGCATCATATCTTCTAACTGCATTGCACCAATAACAAATTTCGTTAATGTTTTATGTAGACCTGTTTTTCCACCTAAAACTTGGCCGTCTACGATATTAACAATTTCAGCGAAGGTTAATCGCTCTATATTCTCTTTCTTTTTCTTCTCAATACGAATCGTTCCAACACGTTCAATAGAGCTTACTAAACGACGATTTTCCGCTTCCTTAATAGCACGATAAGCCGTTCCTTCACTCACCTGCATTTCCTTCGCAATTTGACGTACTGAAATTTTATCGCCCACGGGTAGTGATTCGATGTATTGTAAAATTTTCTCATGTTTTGTAGACAAAATATCACCTATTTCTCAAGATCAATTCTGCTCTTAGTGTACCATATTTTTTATAAAAATATTTAATATAAAGTGTGAATTTGTTTTACTTTTCCCATCGTTTCAACTACACACGCGGTGTCAACTCATATAGAACAGCAGTGTCAATGTTTAGGAACAGTTTACTTTTTCACCTGCTTTTAAAATTTGAACCTCTGAATTTTGTACTAAATCTGCAAAAATTTGTGGATCCTGCTCGATTGGAGGGAATGTATTGTAATGAACTGGTACGACAATTTTCGGTTTCAAAAATGACACTGCACAAGCAGCATCCTCTGGACCCATTGTGAAATTGTCACCAATTGGTAAAAACGCAATATCAATAGGATGGCGTTCTCCAATTAATTTCATATCACTAAACAAAGCTGTGTCACCTGCATGATAGATTGTTAAACCTTCTATAAATAATAAAATTCCAGCAGGCATTCCCATATAAATGATTTCATTATTTTCAGTTACATAAGACGAACCGTGGAAGGCTTGAGTAAATTTCACTTTACCAAAATCAAATTCCTTAGCTCCACCTATATGCATTGGATGTGTTTTCACTCCTTGCCATGAAA
Proteins encoded in this region:
- a CDS encoding GntR family transcriptional regulator, with protein sequence MDKKNEQKKVFLEIVQQLRQLIKMEKIQAGEKLPSERVLSERLGVGRSSVREALRSLELLGLIETRHGGGTFLASTHKHQLVEILSMFILEDEKSKKDVELTRHIHEKEAIRVISCTETLRTLPVWDSFFVKLEIEGTINCLSVLREILITSGNRLSLKIWFQLAAYDGDRLNRNSTEDEKLQIQTMLKSMQLGYEREAFKAYEQWMKTVQSI
- a CDS encoding DRTGG domain-containing protein, producing the protein MSTKHEKILQYIESLPVGDKISVRQIAKEMQVSEGTAYRAIKEAENRRLVSSIERVGTIRIEKKKKENIERLTFAEIVNIVDGQVLGGKTGLHKTLTKFVIGAMQLEDMMRYTDAGSLLIVGNRIKAHENALRAGAAVLITGGFDTTEENKLLADSLDLPIISTSYDTFTVATMINRAIYDQLIKKDILFIEDIFVPMTDTSVLRNDETIHHFHKLNERTTHGAFPVVTANNKLVGMITVKDVIGREENELIEKVMTKNPIAGSMKMSVASAGHRMIWEGIDLLPIVDDDNVLQGVISRQDVLKALQLAQRQPQHGETIDDLVKNEMKVLGDEDLIVEFKVTPQMTNQYGAISYGAFTTLLAEVGSFALKRRKRGDAVAENMTIYFIKPVQMESTLTVRPRILDMSRKFVKMDFEVFNQQMLVGKAMMMFQLLER
- the accD gene encoding acetyl-CoA carboxylase, carboxyltransferase subunit beta, with amino-acid sequence MAIRSLFSKKKEDGQEKGFPEGLMTKCPECRHIQLTKELEKNHKVCSKCDHHFKMTAQERVADFLDEGSFVSMDDHLQTSNPLNFPAYVEKISADQQKTGLNEAVLTGLGTLDGEEIVVAIMDSHFRMGSMGSVVGEKITRAVEKATELRVPFIIFTASGGARMQEGVLSLMQMAKTSVALKRHSNEGLLFISILTHPTTGGVSASFASVGDINIAEPQALIGFAGRRVIEETVREKLPNDFQTAEFLLAHGQLDAIFHRKDLRNQVTVLVKMHTKGGVQHV
- a CDS encoding bifunctional oligoribonuclease/PAP phosphatase NrnA, with protein sequence MKRQIIDTIASYETIVIHRHVRPDPDAYGSQQGLKELILANYPEKKVFAVGEHDESLSFLAKPDGISDDVYDNALVIVTDTANTERVDDQRYTKGKMVVKIDHHPNDDAYGDLLWVDTTASSCSEMIYELFEEGKEVANWTLSDAAARLLFAGIVGDTGRFQYPSTTVKTFKVAGELITYDFDRNQIFDGMYEMDQKLLNLQGYIYQNFKIDEHGAAHIKLTKELLAEFNAVPSEASLLVGCLGSVKGICAWVILIEEADQIRVRLRSKGPVINTLAKEFNGGGHPLASGATAYSWEEADRVITRLQEICKAYR
- a CDS encoding YtpI family protein, translated to MLNLIFVFAIIISFAIYFYFKTKQFRSSLPIAKNWYKSKANVCFGLFILLFGLNQAYLFPGLYTFIIVAILVILGIFVIIENIKKARHYGQFVEEEFRINR
- the dnaE gene encoding DNA polymerase III subunit alpha, with product MTHVYTKMHTSADLLKSTIRLEQLIPFLQEQNTQTCAIVNSKLYGLLPFSKALQQANIHAVLGLSVNVQWHERKVPLVLYAQTQEGYQNLLKISSAVSIREDDALPWKWLEGYATGSVALLSSDDLVEMEDWTEVAGDLNRVFGKHLFMGIARPAGMIAEKEETYVAWCETMNIAIVASQCCYFLRPEDHFAFEVARAIDTGEKLAGTMLSAHLQGYFAPTEEEWRSWFVDHPEWLEASATMLASCTAEIPEMHVQMPKFPVPTGETAESLLVKEVFAGLEKRFKQTEIPHVYRERLQYELEIICSMGFADYFLIVADFMHFAKENRILTGPGRGSSASSLVAYSLSITQVDPLVYGLLFERFLNPERVTLPDIDIDFVDSKRQKVIQYVAQKYGKANVAQIITFGTLSAKAVARDVARVFGFEAETLEKISKMIPNKPGITLQRAVDESQGLQGWLAEDEKHRRWLEVAFKLEGLPRNSSTHAAGIVLAPSPLVNTIPIEEGHDGIYCTQWPMGDVEACGLVKMDFLGLRNLTILEQVRWSIYKAGGPWIEFELIPMQDEKTFQLLQKGDTLGIFQLESEGMKQALRDIHPTNFLDIVAVNALYRPGPMDFIPIYARRKAGKEPVMMPHPTLEPILRETFGVIVYQEQIMQIASVMAGFTMGQADLLRRAVSKKNRQVLEEQRTAFVAGAMQQGFDIQVAEEVYALIVRFADYGFPKSHAVAYSVISYQMAYLKAHFPLSFYAALLSNATGNVEKIQQLVSEAKEKGIPFYPPSLKHSTKFFTVEKDGVRYSLSGIKGVPYTFIESVNALRQTNTEAFDNLFDLAVALSAQHFKPKVMESLIFAGALDYLGKDRAVLIATLEAAQMHAELLRPTEDIDIASATAFSFGKPKYMEVEAMSQKEKLLREKESLGFYISAHPVTEERAFWNEVNMTCRELKHAREGTYVKIIGIIEEVKKIRTKKGEQMAFVQLQDEFGTVSITLFPQVFQLVQELLLEDELIYFEGTLERRFGKAQIKVKHVQATKKI
- a CDS encoding metal-dependent hydrolase: MEISYHGHSVVKIQSNGKTILIDPFINGNGQTDLKVADEAPDIILLTHGHNDHVGDTVELAKKKDALVIAPNELANWISWQGVKTHPMHIGGAKEFDFGKVKFTQAFHGSSYVTENNEIIYMGMPAGILLFIEGLTIYHAGDTALFSDMKLIGERHPIDIAFLPIGDNFTMGPEDAACAVSFLKPKIVVPVHYNTFPPIEQDPQIFADLVQNSEVQILKAGEKVNCS